The genomic stretch AAGCAGAAACAGTACCCCCGATTGAGGCACCTACCTTGACCAGTATTGATAATTCTGCTGCCATGATTTACTATCCGAAGTATATTGAAGTGAAAGGGGAAGATGATGTTGATGATTGCTGTGTTGCTAGGCTGGCTATGTTTAGCCTGCATTACGATTGGCATCGTATTCGGCTGCCTGTACGGCATAGTTGAAACTTTATGGATGGTAGGTTGGCTGCCGCGTAGTTGGTGGCATACCAAACGCAGCAACCTCTCTTAAAGACCTTTCCGATAGCCCGCCTTAATTTGGCGGGCTGCTTCTTTCTGGTAGCCCTCGAATTCTTCCAAGGTCAAACCGTCAATCGCACTTGGCGGCCAACCAAACCACCACGCCATATCGGCACAGGCTTCGCGCAACGCACGGATGTTTTCCTCGCGCGACCTTTTTTCAGACGGCTTCTTCCTGTCCGAAGCGAAAAGTGGCCTGCAACTTATTCAAGTCTTCAATATCCAACTCGTCCAAATCTTCCGGCACTAGCCCGGTAATGCGTGACAAAATAGCCAGACCCTGTGCCGTCTCGCCCTCGATGTGCAATACCGCGCGCAGATCGCCCACCTTGGCACGGCGCACCGTAATCTGTTCCAATGTCTGGCCGGTGGCTAGTCGCACTGGGTATTTCAGTTTGATGGTAGTGGTTATGCCTAAGTCTTCCTGCAGCTGTTTTGCATCACTCATTTTTTGCAATCCTTTTTCAAATTGGCCGGGCGGCGCGGCCTGATAAAACCGCCGGTGGTAAATAAAAATCCCTACATCGGATTTGATGTAGGGATTGTCGCTTGCGGGCGCTTTAAAGGTCTTTTAAACGGCTTTAAAAAACTATGCCCCGATATTGCGCCGGTAGGTCTCTTCCACGTCCACGCTGTCTACGCGGTATTCGTTGCGCAGGGCGTTGTAGTACAGCACTTCGCGCCCGTCCAACACTTGGCGGATTTCGGTGGTCTGGTAGGTGCTGGAGAACTCCGCCTTTTCTTTCGGTTTGTAGCCGCCCAACGCATTCTTGCTGAAGGTGGCGGTTACCATCGTTACCAGCGGCACTTCCTTCACGCGGCCGGTGGTATCGTAGGTTTCCACGTTGGCACGCACCATCAGCTGCACCGCTTTGTAGGGGTTGGCGGCTTTGCGCGCCACTTCGGGGAAAAAGCTGTTCCAGGTAATCTCGCCCTCGAGTGCGGCCACGCCCATCGGCAGCTTGACCGTGCCTTTCAGCCCCAGTCCTTTGTACTCGTCCTGCTCAAACTCAAACTCCGGCAGTTTGAACTCGCTGGCCTTGCCCAACAGGTCGTTGCCGTCGATGTAGACGTTGGCGTTGTAAATCACTTTGATATCGGACATCTTTCATTCCTTCCTTATCGTTGGCTGACCAAGTTGGCCAGATATTTGCGGGTCATCACGCTGGCATTGCTGATGCGCTCGGCCGGCAGCTTGGGCGTGTATTCGTATTTGAGCGGCACTTGGCCTTTCGAGAAGGCATCCACCAAGTCGTAGTCGTAATCCAAGTCCACGCTGTAGCCGACAATGGATTGCAGGGTGCCCAGATAGGTGCGGATGGAGCCGAGCAGGCTGTCAATCAGGGCATCGTCAATCGGGCGGTCGATATACTGCAATTCGAAGCGGCGGATGGATTCGTCGATCACGTCGCCGGTGCGTTGCGCCACTTCGAAGTTTTTTATGTGGCTGACGGTCGGGAAGCAGGCCAGGCGGTTGCCCCAGAGGCGGTAGCCGGTGCCGTAGCTGTTGAACACCGTGGTAATGCCTTTTTCGTTGAGGCGGTTGGTGTCGCTCTGCGGGTCGTCGGCGCGGGCGGTCAGCGGCATTTCGATGCCGGTCACGCCCAGCAGGTCGCGGTTGGACGAGCTGTACCAGTAGCCCTGTTCCACATCGGTCTTCATGCGCAGGCCGGCAGCGTGGGTAGCCAGGCTCTCCACGCCGAGCAAACCCAACACATAGGGATAGAACAGCATCATACGGTCGCTGGAGGTTTGGAAGTTGATGCTGCCCAACGGGCCACGGCCTTCGATGGCCTTGCTCAGGGTGGTCTGCTGCGGGGCGGCGGCGTAGCCGATAGCCTTAATCTGCTCGGCCAGCACTTCGATGGCGGCACGGCATTTGGCGGTCTTGTCGTACTCGGGGACGATGATGATTTTGGCATCGGCGCCGAAGCGGTTGAAGCCTTCAATCACCGCCTGCAGGCCGGTGCGTTTGCCGGTGGCGGCCACATAGGCGCCGATGATCTCTTCTTCGGTTACCTTGGACGGGTCGGTGTAGGTATAGCTGATGGTCGGCGTGGTCGGTTTGGTTTTGAACACAATCTCGCCGGCCAGGGCATCGGTGACGGTGTAGTCGCTGCCCTCGTTCAGGGCGCTGGCACCGTCTTTTACCGTGTAACCCGTTTGCAAAGCCGGATGGGCGGTGCGGGCGGTCAGGGTGTCGGCATCGACCGTCAGCGCCTCGTCAGCCACGCTGCTCTTATGCTTGGCCGGGTCGCACACATTGACCACATAGGCGGTACCGGCCTTGTAGCGGGTAAAGATATTGGCGGCATCAGACAGGGTAAAACCCTTGCCGGTCAGGCTGCTGCCAAATTGCAAGAAATCGCGGGCGGCTGCGCATACGGTCAGGGTATTGATCGCACCGGCCGGAGCCGTGCCGACAATGGCGGTAATCGCGCCGTCTGCGGTGTAGATCGGGCTGGTGCCGCCGTCGATACGTTTGGTTTCCGTACCGTGGTGGAAAGCTGCGGACATAATAATCTCCTAGGGTTTGGGTTTGATATCGGGGTTGAGCGGCTGGCCTTGCTGCCGCAGGTACAGGCTGCTGACTTTGGGTCGGGTATCCGCCGGGCGGCGTTCGACCTGTTGGGTTTCGGTTTGGGCAATCAGCTGGTACTGCCATGCCCCGCCTTCTTCGGCCAAAAACTGCTCGCTGATTAAATGGCACGGTTCGCAGTCTGGCGGGCGGTAGCCGGTGATGGCCAGCCGCAATGCGTCGAGCAGATCCAAGGCCGCGCCGTCATGGTTCAGGCCGCGCCCGAACACGGTCAGCGCCAGTGTGACGTCGCGCTGCTGGCCGATTAGGCCGAGGCCGTCCGGGCGGGCAAACTTGCTGCCTTGATAACCGACCAGCACCGCGCCCAGCGGTGCCATAAAGCGGTAGCCGGCCGGGTCGTCGGGGAACAGCTCCACCGTGTAGGCGGGCAGCTCGGCGGCCAAGTAATCGCGCACGGCGGTCAGAATCGGGCGGGTGGCAGACATCAGTAGCCTCCCCAATCCTGCTTGGCATTGCCGCGCACACGGTAGGCACCGCGCTCGGCCTGCGGCCGCTCGGTATCGCTGGCCAATTCGTCGGCACGCACACCCAAATGCAGCTTGCCATCACGTACCTGCGCCAAAAGCTTGAGCGCGTTGTCGTAGGCTGCCTGCAAAGGTTTGGGGAAATCGGCAGTGTTGATGCGGCGGGTATGCAGCCAGTAGCGCGCGATGTCGCTGCACACCGGCCGCAGGATGCTGGGTACCGGCTCCAGCGGCAGGGTGTAACGACCCATCAGGTAGCCGTCGGCAATTTCGCAGGCATAAGCGATGGCTCTGTCGACCACCGCCCAGTCCGGCTCGGTGCTGCCGCCGATATCGTTGGTCAGTTGGATCAGCTCGGCCAGGCTGACGGCAGCCTTGATGTCTTCGCGCGTGATATACATGGCTTATTCCTTTTTGCCTCTGCCGCGTGCTTTGCCCTGTTCTTCAGCCTGCTCGGCAGATTCTGCCGGCTGTTCGGTTTCAGCCTGTGCCGGCTGCTCTGTCTCGGCAGGCTCGGTTTCGGCCTCAGTCGGTTGTT from Eikenella exigua encodes the following:
- a CDS encoding GpE family phage tail protein; this translates as MAWWFGWPPSAIDGLTLEEFEGYQKEAARQIKAGYRKGL
- a CDS encoding phage tail assembly protein — its product is MSDAKQLQEDLGITTTIKLKYPVRLATGQTLEQITVRRAKVGDLRAVLHIEGETAQGLAILSRITGLVPEDLDELDIEDLNKLQATFRFGQEEAV
- a CDS encoding phage major tail tube protein, giving the protein MSDIKVIYNANVYIDGNDLLGKASEFKLPEFEFEQDEYKGLGLKGTVKLPMGVAALEGEITWNSFFPEVARKAANPYKAVQLMVRANVETYDTTGRVKEVPLVTMVTATFSKNALGGYKPKEKAEFSSTYQTTEIRQVLDGREVLYYNALRNEYRVDSVDVEETYRRNIGA
- a CDS encoding phage tail sheath family protein, which gives rise to MSAAFHHGTETKRIDGGTSPIYTADGAITAIVGTAPAGAINTLTVCAAARDFLQFGSSLTGKGFTLSDAANIFTRYKAGTAYVVNVCDPAKHKSSVADEALTVDADTLTARTAHPALQTGYTVKDGASALNEGSDYTVTDALAGEIVFKTKPTTPTISYTYTDPSKVTEEEIIGAYVAATGKRTGLQAVIEGFNRFGADAKIIIVPEYDKTAKCRAAIEVLAEQIKAIGYAAAPQQTTLSKAIEGRGPLGSINFQTSSDRMMLFYPYVLGLLGVESLATHAAGLRMKTDVEQGYWYSSSNRDLLGVTGIEMPLTARADDPQSDTNRLNEKGITTVFNSYGTGYRLWGNRLACFPTVSHIKNFEVAQRTGDVIDESIRRFELQYIDRPIDDALIDSLLGSIRTYLGTLQSIVGYSVDLDYDYDLVDAFSKGQVPLKYEYTPKLPAERISNASVMTRKYLANLVSQR
- a CDS encoding Gp37 family protein, giving the protein MSATRPILTAVRDYLAAELPAYTVELFPDDPAGYRFMAPLGAVLVGYQGSKFARPDGLGLIGQQRDVTLALTVFGRGLNHDGAALDLLDALRLAITGYRPPDCEPCHLISEQFLAEEGGAWQYQLIAQTETQQVERRPADTRPKVSSLYLRQQGQPLNPDIKPKP
- a CDS encoding DUF1320 domain-containing protein, whose product is MYITREDIKAAVSLAELIQLTNDIGGSTEPDWAVVDRAIAYACEIADGYLMGRYTLPLEPVPSILRPVCSDIARYWLHTRRINTADFPKPLQAAYDNALKLLAQVRDGKLHLGVRADELASDTERPQAERGAYRVRGNAKQDWGGY